The following proteins are encoded in a genomic region of uncultured Ilyobacter sp.:
- a CDS encoding cobyrinate a,c-diamide synthase, producing the protein MKRLLIAGTNSGVGKTTISTAIMAALDKVTPFKVGPDYIDPRFHEFVTENPSYNLDIFICGEEAVKKIFIDGSSKGNIAIVEGVMGLYDGKNHDLDNGSSAHMARLLKTPVMLVVDAKGASTSVAAKVLGYKLLDPRVKIGGVILNNVSSERLYELLKEGIERHTGIKCFGYFPPNPEVELGSRHLGLRQAEEIEDLKKKLEVLKEMAEKYLDLEGILEAAETDEVIESSYDLDKIKDMFKGLKVAIARDTAFSFYYKSNIELMEYAGMEITGFSPLNNEKIPENSEFVYLGGGYPENFGKILKNNKITQESIRNAYENNIPIYGECGGFMYLSKGIKDKEGVYHEMCGLIDVEVEMKNRLNIRRFGYINFETADGLKGRAHEFHYSDISRVGDENCYFDISKENGRKWQCGFTKKNLLAGYPHVHFWGNIEFFKKLFEKGRR; encoded by the coding sequence ATGAAGAGATTACTGATAGCAGGAACCAATTCGGGAGTTGGAAAGACAACCATAAGCACGGCTATAATGGCCGCTTTAGATAAAGTAACACCATTTAAGGTAGGACCGGATTATATTGACCCAAGATTTCATGAATTTGTAACAGAAAACCCATCTTATAATCTGGATATATTCATATGCGGAGAGGAAGCAGTAAAAAAAATATTTATAGATGGAAGCAGCAAAGGAAATATTGCCATAGTAGAAGGTGTCATGGGACTCTATGACGGTAAAAATCATGACCTAGACAACGGAAGCAGTGCACACATGGCGAGACTTTTAAAGACCCCAGTTATGCTGGTGGTAGATGCTAAGGGTGCATCAACAAGTGTGGCAGCAAAGGTACTAGGCTACAAACTTCTGGACCCGAGAGTGAAAATAGGTGGGGTTATACTAAACAACGTGTCTAGTGAGAGGTTATATGAACTATTGAAAGAAGGTATCGAAAGACACACAGGAATAAAATGTTTTGGTTATTTTCCTCCAAACCCTGAGGTGGAACTGGGAAGTCGTCACCTAGGTCTCAGACAGGCAGAGGAGATAGAGGATCTCAAGAAAAAACTTGAAGTTCTGAAGGAGATGGCAGAGAAGTATCTAGATTTAGAGGGAATATTAGAAGCAGCAGAAACTGATGAGGTTATAGAAAGCAGTTATGATTTAGATAAAATTAAAGATATGTTTAAAGGTCTCAAAGTTGCAATAGCAAGAGATACTGCATTTTCCTTTTATTATAAATCCAATATAGAGTTAATGGAGTATGCAGGGATGGAGATAACGGGATTTAGCCCTCTCAATAACGAAAAGATTCCAGAAAACAGCGAATTTGTTTATCTAGGGGGAGGATATCCTGAAAATTTTGGAAAGATTCTCAAAAATAACAAAATAACACAGGAATCCATAAGAAATGCCTATGAAAATAATATTCCTATTTATGGAGAATGCGGCGGATTTATGTATCTCTCCAAGGGGATAAAGGACAAAGAAGGGGTCTATCACGAAATGTGCGGGCTAATAGATGTAGAGGTAGAGATGAAAAACCGACTTAACATAAGAAGGTTTGGATATATAAATTTTGAGACTGCTGATGGTCTCAAGGGCAGAGCCCACGAATTCCACTATTCAGATATATCAAGGGTGGGAGATGAAAATTGTTACTTTGACATATCCAAGGAAAATGGAAGAAAGTGGCAGTGTGGATTTACCAAGAAAAATCTCCTGGCAGGGTACCCTCATGTACACTTCTGGGGAAACATAGAATTTTTTAAAAAACTTTTTGAAAAAGGGAGAAGATAA
- the tnpA gene encoding IS200/IS605 family transposase, with protein MDSNSLAHTRWNCKYHIVFAPKYRRKVIYGKIKQDIGQILRKLCENKKVEIHEASACKDHIHMLVSIPPKLSVSSFMGYLKGKSSLMIFDRHANLKYKYGNRHFWCRGYYVDTVGRNRKRIEDYIRNQLQEDIAEDQLTLKEYIDPFTGGKVKKS; from the coding sequence ATGGATAGTAATAGTTTAGCACACACAAGATGGAATTGTAAATATCACATAGTCTTTGCACCTAAGTACAGGAGAAAAGTAATCTATGGAAAGATAAAGCAAGATATTGGGCAAATACTTAGAAAACTTTGCGAGAATAAAAAAGTAGAGATACACGAAGCAAGTGCATGTAAAGATCACATACATATGCTTGTGAGCATACCGCCTAAATTGAGTGTATCTAGTTTCATGGGGTATTTAAAAGGAAAAAGTTCATTAATGATATTTGATCGACATGCAAATCTAAAATATAAGTATGGAAACAGGCACTTTTGGTGCCGCGGATACTATGTAGATACAGTAGGTCGTAACAGGAAAAGGATCGAAGATTATATTAGAAATCAGTTGCAAGAAGATATTGCAGAAGATCAATTAACATTGAAAGAATATATTGATCCTTTTACTGGAGGTAAAGTAAAAAAGAGCTAG
- a CDS encoding manganese efflux pump, which translates to MKLIYLPFIFISLTLDVFTASLTKGFTIEKLKFTDIFKTITVFGVFQIIMFIIGFKARLLFVGKTSVFIHFMFFFILVFLGVRMILESYRNYKNKETLETKSEFNLILLSFATSIDALIIGASVSLKLNFEIFIITAMIGIFTSLASLLGIYLGHKTNYFVNYPVNLAGGFILIFIGVRSLF; encoded by the coding sequence ATGAAATTAATTTATTTACCCTTTATATTTATAAGCCTTACTCTAGATGTTTTTACAGCCTCGTTAACAAAGGGATTTACCATTGAAAAATTAAAGTTTACAGATATTTTTAAAACTATTACTGTATTTGGAGTTTTTCAAATTATAATGTTCATTATAGGTTTTAAAGCAAGACTTTTATTTGTTGGAAAGACCAGTGTTTTTATTCATTTCATGTTTTTTTTCATTCTTGTATTTTTGGGTGTAAGGATGATACTTGAATCTTACAGAAACTACAAAAATAAAGAAACATTAGAAACCAAGTCTGAGTTTAATCTTATTTTGCTCAGTTTTGCAACGAGCATAGATGCCTTGATAATTGGAGCCTCTGTATCTTTAAAATTAAATTTTGAAATTTTTATTATTACCGCTATGATAGGTATATTTACTTCTTTAGCTTCTCTACTGGGGATTTATTTGGGGCATAAAACAAATTATTTTGTTAATTATCCAGTTAACCTTGCAGGGGGATTTATACTTATATTTATTGGGGTAAGAAGTTTATTTTGA